The following are from one region of the Hymenobacter sp. YIM 151858-1 genome:
- a CDS encoding carboxy terminal-processing peptidase — MSFLRLKIGLYAAVVAAVFVLASYKLYRGNDARIPQKEEVLIKAMLQGLSQAHYQPEQIDDNFSRRVFDLYLKRIDYSKKFLLQSDVAQLRKFQTDIDDQVKRGSHEFIDLATRLVDQRTKEAQALYRELLSKPMDFTAEESFQTDFEKAQYPADKTAQRDEWRRYLKYLTMTRLVEIQDEQAKRDPKKATAPALSAAEMEAEARKRVLKYFDEQFNDLMQNDDNDRLALWANTIANTYDPHTEYFAPKDKESFDIAMTGRFEGIGATLQEKDGQIKVADIIPGSASYRQGQLKAGDIIQRVAQGAAEPVSVEGMRLDKAITYIRGPKGTEVRLTVKKPDGSTQVIPIVRDVVIVEETYAQSAVINENGKKIGYLRLPTFYANFNDEQGGRSSAEDVKKEIEKLKSEGVHGIVFDLRSNGGGSLTDAVEMAGLFIDSGPVVQVRSGQGSAQVLNDRDPRVQYNGPLVVMVNKYSASASEILAAAIQDYKRGVVMGSTSTYGKGTVQRIFNLDDALPAEFNAIKPFGSLKLTTQKFYRINGGSTQFKGVVPDIVLPDAYSYLDQGEKDAEYPLKWDEISPARYRTWPQAPAIDKLKAASNTRVANSPSFKLVQEIVERMRKRKDDTSVSLKLTAYRAEQEQAKAESKRYEELQKAAQPLVIAPLPTDLRAVQSDTVKQNRVRRLSKNLVKDINLREAVAVVKDQIDAPQVTRR, encoded by the coding sequence ATGTCATTTCTTCGCCTGAAAATAGGCTTGTACGCCGCAGTGGTTGCCGCTGTGTTTGTGCTGGCTTCGTATAAGCTATACCGGGGCAACGACGCCCGCATTCCGCAAAAGGAGGAAGTTCTCATCAAGGCGATGCTGCAGGGCCTAAGCCAAGCGCACTACCAGCCCGAGCAAATCGACGATAATTTCTCGCGCCGCGTATTCGACCTGTACCTGAAGCGCATCGACTATTCGAAGAAGTTCTTGCTGCAGTCGGACGTAGCTCAGCTGCGCAAATTCCAAACCGACATCGACGACCAGGTGAAGCGCGGCTCGCACGAGTTTATCGACCTGGCCACGCGCCTCGTCGATCAGCGCACCAAGGAAGCACAGGCGCTGTACCGCGAGTTGCTAAGCAAGCCCATGGATTTCACGGCGGAAGAATCCTTCCAGACGGACTTCGAGAAAGCGCAATACCCGGCCGATAAAACCGCCCAGCGCGACGAGTGGCGCCGCTACCTGAAGTACCTGACCATGACGCGTTTGGTAGAAATTCAGGACGAGCAAGCCAAGCGCGACCCCAAGAAAGCTACCGCCCCTGCCCTGTCGGCTGCGGAGATGGAGGCCGAAGCCCGCAAGCGCGTGCTGAAGTACTTCGACGAGCAGTTTAACGACCTGATGCAGAACGACGACAACGACCGTTTGGCGTTGTGGGCCAATACCATTGCCAACACCTACGACCCCCACACGGAGTACTTCGCCCCGAAGGACAAGGAGTCGTTTGACATTGCCATGACGGGCCGTTTCGAGGGCATTGGCGCTACGCTGCAGGAGAAGGATGGCCAGATCAAAGTGGCTGACATCATTCCGGGTTCGGCATCGTACCGCCAGGGCCAGCTTAAAGCCGGCGACATCATTCAGCGCGTGGCGCAAGGTGCGGCCGAGCCGGTTTCGGTTGAAGGCATGCGCCTCGACAAAGCCATCACCTACATCCGCGGCCCCAAAGGCACCGAAGTACGTCTGACGGTGAAAAAGCCCGACGGCAGCACGCAGGTTATCCCGATTGTGCGCGACGTGGTAATTGTGGAAGAAACCTACGCCCAGTCGGCCGTTATCAACGAAAACGGCAAAAAGATTGGCTACCTGCGCCTGCCCACCTTCTACGCCAACTTCAACGACGAGCAAGGTGGCCGCAGCTCGGCCGAGGACGTGAAGAAGGAAATTGAGAAACTAAAGTCCGAAGGCGTGCATGGCATCGTGTTCGACCTGCGCAGCAACGGCGGCGGCTCGCTTACCGATGCCGTGGAAATGGCTGGCTTATTTATCGACAGCGGCCCCGTGGTGCAGGTGCGTTCGGGCCAGGGCTCGGCGCAGGTGCTGAACGACCGCGACCCGCGCGTGCAGTACAACGGCCCGCTGGTGGTGATGGTGAACAAATACAGCGCTTCGGCCTCCGAGATTCTGGCCGCGGCCATTCAGGACTACAAGCGCGGCGTGGTTATGGGCTCGACGAGCACTTACGGCAAAGGCACGGTGCAGCGCATCTTCAACCTCGACGACGCGCTGCCGGCTGAGTTCAATGCCATCAAGCCTTTTGGCTCGCTGAAGCTTACTACCCAGAAGTTTTACCGCATCAACGGCGGCTCCACGCAGTTTAAAGGCGTAGTGCCTGATATTGTGCTGCCCGATGCCTACAGCTACCTCGACCAAGGCGAGAAGGATGCCGAGTACCCGCTGAAGTGGGACGAAATCAGCCCGGCCCGCTACCGCACCTGGCCGCAAGCCCCTGCAATCGATAAGCTGAAAGCTGCTTCGAACACCCGCGTGGCCAACAGCCCGAGCTTTAAGCTGGTGCAGGAAATTGTGGAGCGTATGCGCAAGCGCAAGGACGATACCAGCGTGTCGCTGAAGCTGACGGCTTACCGCGCCGAGCAAGAGCAAGCCAAGGCCGAATCGAAGCGCTACGAGGAGCTGCAGAAGGCCGCTCAGCCGCTGGTTATTGCGCCGCTGCCCACCGACCTGCGCGCCGTGCAGTCGGATACGGTAAAGCAAAACCGCGTGCGCCGCTTGTCGAAGAACCTGGTGAAGGACATTAACCTGCGCGAGGCTGTGGCCGTGGTGAAAGACCAGATCGATGCACCCCAGGTAACCCGCCGCTAA
- the lysS gene encoding lysine--tRNA ligase, producing the protein MHHLSEQELIRRQKLDELQKLGIEPYPSELFDVNFYAQEIHDNYHPELNNFQEVRMAGRLMSVRVKGKASFAELQDASGRIQLYINRDEICPGEDKELYNTVFKKLLDLGDFIAVEGRVFKTMVGETSVHVTSFKLLSKALRPLPVVKERVDEATGEKITYDAFTDPEQRYRQRYVDLVVNPHVRDAFVKRTLLVQAMRNYLNDKGYLEVETPILQPLYGGAAARPFKTHHNTLDMTLYLRIANELYLKRLIVGGFDGVYEFSKDFRNEGMSRFHNPEFTQMELYVAYKDYYWMMDLVEEMVERVALALHGQTEVKVGENLINFQRPWKRFTMAEAIEHYTGFNIEGKSEEELRAAAKDLKVGLDPSMGKAKIIDEIFGEHVEPKLIQPTFITDYPVEMSPLAKKHRSKPGLVERFEAICNGKEICNAFSELNDPIDQRKRFEDQLELGKRGDTEAMVLDEDFLRALEYGMPPTAGLGIGIDRLSMIMTNSHSIQDVLFFPQMKPEKAETLTEKSEKPVE; encoded by the coding sequence ATGCACCACCTCAGCGAACAGGAGCTGATTCGTCGGCAGAAACTCGACGAACTCCAAAAGCTCGGCATTGAGCCGTATCCGTCCGAGCTGTTCGACGTGAACTTCTACGCCCAGGAAATTCACGATAACTATCACCCCGAGCTGAACAACTTCCAGGAAGTTCGCATGGCCGGCCGTCTGATGTCGGTGCGGGTAAAGGGCAAGGCCTCGTTTGCCGAGCTGCAGGACGCCTCGGGCCGCATTCAGCTCTACATCAACCGCGACGAAATTTGCCCCGGCGAGGACAAGGAGCTTTACAATACGGTGTTCAAGAAGCTGCTCGACCTAGGCGACTTTATCGCCGTAGAGGGCCGCGTGTTCAAGACGATGGTAGGCGAAACCTCGGTGCACGTTACCAGCTTCAAGCTGCTCTCGAAAGCCCTGCGCCCGCTACCCGTGGTAAAGGAGCGCGTAGACGAAGCCACCGGCGAGAAAATCACCTACGACGCCTTCACCGACCCCGAGCAGCGCTACCGCCAGCGCTACGTTGACTTGGTAGTGAACCCGCACGTGCGCGACGCTTTCGTGAAGCGTACGCTGCTGGTGCAAGCCATGCGCAACTACCTCAACGACAAAGGCTACCTGGAGGTGGAAACCCCCATCCTGCAGCCTTTGTACGGCGGTGCCGCCGCGCGCCCCTTCAAAACGCACCACAACACCTTGGACATGACGCTGTACCTGCGCATTGCCAACGAGTTGTACCTGAAGCGCCTGATCGTGGGCGGTTTTGATGGCGTGTACGAATTCTCGAAGGACTTCCGCAACGAGGGCATGTCGCGCTTCCACAACCCCGAGTTCACCCAGATGGAGCTGTACGTAGCGTACAAAGACTACTACTGGATGATGGACCTGGTAGAGGAAATGGTGGAGCGCGTAGCCCTGGCCCTGCACGGCCAAACCGAGGTGAAGGTGGGCGAGAACCTCATCAACTTCCAGCGCCCCTGGAAGCGCTTCACCATGGCCGAAGCCATTGAGCACTACACCGGCTTTAATATTGAGGGCAAGAGCGAAGAAGAGCTGCGCGCCGCCGCCAAAGACCTGAAAGTCGGCCTCGACCCGAGCATGGGCAAGGCCAAAATCATCGACGAGATTTTCGGGGAGCACGTGGAGCCCAAGCTGATTCAGCCGACGTTCATCACCGACTACCCGGTGGAGATGTCGCCGCTGGCCAAGAAGCACCGCTCGAAGCCGGGCCTCGTGGAGCGTTTCGAAGCCATCTGCAACGGCAAAGAAATCTGCAACGCCTTCTCCGAGCTCAACGACCCCATCGACCAGCGCAAGCGTTTTGAGGATCAGCTGGAGCTCGGCAAGCGCGGCGACACCGAGGCCATGGTACTCGACGAGGACTTCCTGCGCGCGCTGGAGTACGGCATGCCGCCCACGGCTGGCCTGGGCATCGGCATCGACCGTTTGTCGATGATTATGACTAACTCGCACTCCATTCAGGACGTGCTCTTCTTCCCGCAGATGAAGCCGGAGAAGGCCGAAACCCTGACCGAGAAATCGGAGAAGCCAGTAGAGTAA
- a CDS encoding YtxH domain-containing protein, protein MKDNSGKVLLALLAGASAGIVAGLLMAPDAGTATRESLGKSLGKFGDDLNKLLQDGLSRLDAMKGGGGQGGSADKAGAEDALAGMGGQGGGGSRSGGGSGGSGGGSSSGSGSASGGGSSSAGGGSGSGSSSGGGSASGGSSAGGGSSAGGSGSGGSSSGGGSGTTGSAASTASSAGSNAGRSGSSSTGSGSSAGGSGSGSASGGSGGTSATGGGVAGNATGSGDTSK, encoded by the coding sequence ATGAAAGACAACAGCGGTAAAGTACTCCTCGCGTTGTTGGCCGGCGCCAGCGCCGGTATTGTGGCTGGTCTGCTAATGGCCCCCGACGCGGGCACTGCTACACGCGAAAGCCTGGGCAAGTCGTTGGGTAAGTTCGGCGACGACCTGAACAAACTCCTGCAAGACGGCCTCTCGCGGCTTGATGCGATGAAAGGTGGGGGCGGCCAAGGCGGCAGCGCCGATAAGGCCGGTGCCGAAGATGCCCTGGCGGGCATGGGCGGCCAAGGTGGCGGCGGCAGCCGTTCGGGCGGTGGCTCGGGTGGTTCCGGCGGCGGCTCGTCGTCGGGTAGTGGCTCAGCCTCGGGCGGCGGTTCATCGTCGGCCGGTGGCGGTTCGGGTTCGGGCAGCTCCTCGGGCGGTGGCTCGGCATCCGGTGGGTCGTCTGCCGGAGGCGGCTCTTCTGCCGGTGGCTCGGGCTCAGGTGGCTCGTCGTCGGGCGGCGGCAGCGGTACCACGGGCAGCGCAGCCAGCACGGCCAGTTCGGCGGGCAGCAATGCCGGCCGCAGCGGTTCTTCGTCAACGGGCAGCGGCAGCTCAGCCGGCGGTAGTGGCTCGGGTAGCGCTTCGGGCGGCTCGGGTGGCACCAGCGCCACGGGCGGCGGCGTGGCAGGCAATGCTACCGGCTCGGGCGACACCAGCAAGTAA
- a CDS encoding YtxH domain-containing protein, producing MSYNEDNNSGKILLAVLAGASAGIVAGLLMAPDKGSATRGNLKNYAGKYGDQLNDTLSKLGTQLDTSFKSLTEKLEDLGVTGAGSSLNMKGDWNVSKGKLKQQYAQLTDDDLVYTEGAADDLVGRLQDKLGKSKREIVKLLNDL from the coding sequence ATGTCTTACAACGAAGACAACAACTCGGGCAAGATCCTGCTGGCCGTGCTGGCTGGCGCTAGCGCTGGTATCGTAGCCGGCCTGCTGATGGCCCCCGACAAAGGCAGCGCCACCCGCGGCAACCTGAAAAACTACGCCGGCAAATACGGCGACCAGCTGAACGATACCCTCTCGAAGCTCGGTACCCAACTCGATACCTCGTTCAAGAGCCTGACCGAAAAGCTGGAAGACCTGGGCGTAACCGGCGCCGGCAGCAGCCTGAACATGAAAGGCGACTGGAACGTGTCGAAAGGCAAGCTGAAGCAGCAGTACGCCCAGCTGACCGACGATGACCTGGTATACACCGAAGGCGCCGCCGACGACCTCGTAGGCCGCCTGCAGGACAAGCTCGGCAAGAGCAAGCGCGAAATCGTGAAGCTGCTGAACGACTTGTAA
- a CDS encoding Kazal-type serine protease inhibitor domain-containing protein codes for MRLLVAAALLASVLSGACQRSASPTASADCINESNIRKDAMCTMQYDPVCGCDNKTYSNACVATNAGVTKFTKGACPGSNN; via the coding sequence ATGCGCCTGCTTGTAGCCGCTGCGTTGCTGGCCTCGGTACTCTCGGGTGCCTGCCAGCGAAGCGCTTCGCCCACCGCCTCAGCCGATTGCATCAACGAGAGCAACATCCGGAAAGACGCCATGTGTACCATGCAGTACGACCCGGTGTGCGGCTGCGACAACAAAACCTACTCCAACGCCTGCGTAGCCACCAACGCGGGCGTAACCAAGTTCACGAAGGGCGCATGCCCCGGCTCCAACAACTAA
- a CDS encoding cupin domain-containing protein, giving the protein MAEKRYVLNPAPFVVPTTDGKLIEEHVGHASTGTGQYSLAHMVAPPQWSEPHQTPQFDEITIVVRGRKRFEIDGDVVELGAGQALLIKAGARIRYSNPFAEECEYWSICVPAFSPDTVNREE; this is encoded by the coding sequence ATGGCTGAGAAACGCTACGTTCTGAACCCCGCGCCCTTTGTGGTGCCCACCACCGATGGCAAACTCATTGAGGAGCACGTGGGCCACGCCAGTACCGGCACCGGCCAATACAGCCTCGCCCACATGGTGGCCCCGCCGCAGTGGAGCGAGCCGCACCAAACCCCGCAGTTCGACGAAATAACCATTGTGGTGCGCGGCCGCAAACGCTTCGAGATTGACGGCGACGTGGTGGAGCTCGGCGCCGGGCAGGCCTTGCTGATTAAGGCCGGGGCGCGCATCCGCTACTCCAACCCGTTTGCGGAGGAGTGCGAGTATTGGTCGATATGTGTGCCGGCGTTTAGCCCGGATACGGTGAACCGGGAGGAATAA